The following proteins are co-located in the Solanum pennellii chromosome 1, SPENNV200 genome:
- the LOC107008086 gene encoding serine/threonine-protein phosphatase PP2A-2 catalytic subunit, with product MPSHADLDRQIEQLMECKPLSEADVKTLCDQARAILVEEWNVQPVKCPVTVCGDIHGQFYDLIELFRIGGNAPDTNYLFMGDYVDRGYYSVETVTLLVALKVRYRDRITILRGNHESRQITQVYGFYDECLRKYGNANVWKYFTDLFDYLPLTALIESQIFCLHGGLSPSLDTLDNIRALDRIQEVPHEGPMCDLLWSDPDDRCGWGISPRGAGYTFGQDIASQFNHTNGLTLISRAHQLVMEGFNWCQDKNVVTVFSAPNYCYRCGNMAAILEIGENMEQNFLQFDPAPRQIEPDTTRKTPDYFL from the exons ATGCCGTCTCATGCAGATCTAGATCGGCAGATCGAACAATTGATGGAGTGCAAGCCGTTATCGGAAGCTGATGTGAAAACTCTGTGTGATCAAGCGAGGGCTATACTTGTTGAGGAATGGAATGTTCAACCGGTGAAATGTCCGGTGACTGTTTGTGGTGATATTCATGGACAGTTTTACGACCTGATTGAGCTGTTTCGGATTGGAGGAAATGCTCCTGATACTAATTATCTCTTCATGGGCGATTATGTTG ACCGTGGATACTATTCAGTGGAGACTGTCACACTTTTGGTTGCTCTGAAGGTTCGTTATAGAGATAGAATCACGATTCTTAGGGGAAATCATGAAAGCCGGCAAATCACCCAAGT GTATGGTTTTTATGATGAATGCTTGAGGAAATATGGCAATGCAAATGTTTGGAAGTATTTCACTGATCTTTTTGATTATCTACCACTAACAGCACTCATAGAGAGTCAG ATATTCTGTTTGCATGGAGGACTCTCACCTTCTCTGGATACACTGGATAATATCCGAGCGCTGGACCGTATACAAGAG GTTCCACATGAAGGGCCAATGTGTGATCTCCTGTGGTCTGATCCAGATGATCGGTGTGGTTGGGGAATCTCACCTCGAGGGGCTGGTTATACCTTTGGACAGGATATAGCATCTCAATTCAATCACACCAATGGTCTCACCCTGATTTCTAGAGCTCATCAGCTTGTGATGGAGGGTTTCAATTGGTGTCAG GATAAGAATGTTGTGACAGTATTTAGTGCTCCAAACTATTGTTACCGGTGTGGTAATATGGCTGCCATTCTAGAAATAGGCGAAAACATGGAGCAGAATTTCCTTCAGTTTGACCCAGCTCCTCGACAGATAGAGCCCGACACCACAAGGAAGACTCCAGATTACTTTTTGTGA